One segment of Nocardioides sp. QY071 DNA contains the following:
- the glgP gene encoding alpha-glucan family phosphorylase: protein MRAIRRFTVRPVLPDALASLGELAANLRWSWHPPTQALFEAIDDRLWQESGRDPLRMLGEVSAERWAELVADDDYVRRVAETRADLASYLTEDRWYQRAQAADPEATWPSSIAYFSPEYGITAVLPQYSGGLGILAGDHLKAASDLGVPIVGVGLLYRHGYFKQALSRDGWQQESYPVLDPDELPLSLLHEPDGSRTTIAIRMPDGPDLLARVFVASVGRVPLLLLDTDVEENPQAYRLVTDRLYGGNTEHRLRQELLLGVGGVRALRAYSRITGAPAPEVFHTNEGHAGFLGVERIRELTADSDLDFAAALEAGRASTVFTTHTPVPAGIDRFPRTLVEQYLGEHGATPGVPVDQVLALGAEDYDGGDPGVFNMAVMGFRLAQRANGVSQLHGHVSRGMFNGLWPAFDEAEVPIASITNGVHAPTWVAPEVAALAEAQGADYNGDDAAAFWAAFDKVPGTEVWSTKRALRQRLVDDARRRLRKSWEKRGASPAELGWIDDALDPDVLTIGFARRVPSYKRLTLMLRDPARLKALLLHPERPVQLVVAGKAHPADDGGKRLIQELVRFADTEDVRHRIVFLPNYDIALAQPLYPGCDVWLNNPLRPYEACGTSGMKAALNGGLNLSILDGWWDEWYEPEFGWPIPSADGLEDYSDQRDDLEAAALYDLIENEVAPRFYDHDHEGVPAGWIAMLRATWANLGPKVLATRMVRDYVEKLYAPAAHNARALAAVENGARDLAAWKAHVRGAWGGVRVEHVETEGIGDVAEVGAVLHVRSYVALGELSPQDVEVQLVHGRVDAEDDIVAAAAVPLTLVESDDGGRHRFDGDVELGRSGPFGYTVRVLPRNPLLVAPAELGVVALA, encoded by the coding sequence ATGCGTGCGATCCGGAGGTTCACGGTCCGCCCCGTCCTGCCCGACGCGCTCGCCTCGCTGGGCGAGCTCGCGGCCAACCTGCGCTGGTCCTGGCACCCGCCGACCCAGGCGCTGTTCGAGGCCATCGACGACCGCCTCTGGCAGGAGTCGGGGCGCGACCCGCTGCGGATGCTGGGCGAGGTCAGCGCGGAGCGGTGGGCCGAGCTGGTGGCCGACGACGACTACGTACGACGGGTGGCCGAGACCCGGGCCGACCTGGCGTCGTACCTCACCGAGGACCGCTGGTACCAGCGCGCGCAGGCAGCCGACCCGGAGGCGACCTGGCCGAGCTCGATCGCCTACTTCTCCCCGGAGTACGGCATCACCGCCGTACTTCCGCAGTACTCCGGCGGCCTCGGCATCCTCGCGGGCGACCACCTCAAGGCCGCCAGCGACCTCGGCGTGCCGATCGTCGGCGTGGGGCTGCTCTACCGCCACGGCTACTTCAAGCAGGCGCTCTCGCGCGACGGATGGCAGCAGGAGAGCTACCCCGTCCTCGACCCCGACGAGCTGCCGCTCTCGCTGCTCCACGAGCCCGACGGCAGCCGTACGACGATCGCGATCCGGATGCCCGACGGCCCGGACCTGCTCGCCCGGGTCTTCGTGGCGAGTGTGGGCCGGGTGCCGCTGCTGCTGCTCGACACCGACGTCGAGGAGAACCCGCAGGCCTACCGGCTCGTCACCGACCGGCTCTACGGCGGCAACACCGAGCACCGCCTGCGCCAGGAGCTGCTGCTCGGCGTCGGCGGCGTGCGGGCGCTGCGCGCCTACTCCCGGATCACCGGCGCCCCCGCGCCCGAGGTGTTCCACACCAACGAGGGGCACGCCGGATTCCTCGGCGTGGAGCGGATCCGCGAGCTCACGGCCGACAGCGACCTCGACTTCGCCGCCGCGCTCGAGGCGGGCCGCGCCTCGACCGTCTTCACCACCCACACCCCGGTGCCGGCAGGCATCGACCGGTTCCCGCGCACGCTGGTCGAGCAGTACCTCGGCGAGCACGGCGCCACCCCCGGAGTCCCGGTCGACCAGGTGCTGGCGCTGGGTGCCGAGGACTACGACGGCGGCGACCCCGGCGTGTTCAACATGGCGGTGATGGGCTTCCGGCTCGCGCAGCGCGCCAACGGCGTCTCGCAGCTGCACGGCCACGTCAGCCGCGGCATGTTCAACGGCCTGTGGCCGGCGTTCGACGAGGCGGAGGTGCCGATCGCCTCGATCACCAACGGCGTGCACGCCCCGACCTGGGTCGCACCCGAGGTGGCCGCGCTCGCGGAGGCGCAGGGCGCCGACTACAACGGCGACGACGCCGCCGCGTTCTGGGCGGCCTTCGACAAGGTGCCCGGCACCGAGGTGTGGAGCACCAAGCGCGCGCTGCGCCAGCGGCTGGTCGACGACGCCCGCCGCCGGCTGCGCAAGTCGTGGGAGAAGCGCGGTGCCTCGCCGGCCGAGCTCGGCTGGATCGACGACGCCCTCGACCCCGACGTGCTGACCATCGGCTTCGCACGCCGGGTGCCGTCGTACAAGCGACTGACCCTGATGCTGCGCGACCCCGCCCGCCTCAAGGCACTGCTGCTCCACCCCGAGCGTCCGGTCCAGCTGGTCGTCGCCGGCAAGGCGCACCCCGCCGACGACGGCGGGAAGCGGCTGATCCAGGAGCTGGTGCGCTTCGCCGACACCGAGGACGTGCGCCACCGGATCGTGTTCCTGCCCAACTACGACATCGCCCTCGCCCAGCCGCTCTACCCGGGCTGCGACGTGTGGCTCAACAACCCGCTGCGCCCCTACGAGGCCTGCGGTACGTCGGGCATGAAGGCCGCGCTCAACGGCGGCCTCAACCTGTCGATCCTCGACGGCTGGTGGGACGAGTGGTACGAGCCGGAGTTCGGCTGGCCGATCCCGTCCGCCGACGGGCTGGAGGACTACTCCGACCAGCGCGACGACCTGGAGGCCGCCGCCCTCTACGACCTCATCGAGAACGAGGTCGCACCCCGCTTCTACGACCACGACCACGAGGGCGTGCCTGCCGGCTGGATCGCGATGCTGCGCGCCACCTGGGCCAACCTCGGCCCCAAGGTGCTTGCCACCCGGATGGTCCGCGACTACGTCGAGAAGCTCTACGCACCTGCCGCCCACAACGCCCGCGCGCTCGCGGCCGTCGAGAACGGCGCCCGCGACCTGGCCGCCTGGAAGGCCCACGTCCGCGGTGCCTGGGGCGGCGTCCGGGTCGAGCACGTCGAGACCGAGGGCATCGGCGACGTCGCCGAGGTCGGCGCCGTCCTCCACGTCCGCTCCTACGTCGCGCTCGGCGAGCTCTCGCCGCAGGACGTCGAGGTGCAGCTGGTCCACGGCCGGGTCGACGCCGAGGACGACATCGTCGCCGCGGCCGCCGTCCCGCTCACCCTGGTCGAGTCGGACGACGGCGGCCGCCACCGCTTCGACGGCGACGTCGAGCTCGGCCGGTCCGGTCCGTTCGGCTACACGGTCCGCGTGCTGCCGCGCAACCCGCTCCTGGTCGCACCGGCCGAGCTCGGGGTCGTGGCGCTGGCCTGA
- a CDS encoding S28 family serine protease encodes MPRSRTVLGATLASLVAIGLTVTAGVVPATSTPPSPGSSAAALSVAGRAPDTEGDILDRVRSLRGVTSVTEAAAPAGYRFFKITFRQPVDHRHPEAGTFEQRLTLLHKDTSRPMVMYTSGYNVSQNPSRSEPTQIVDGNQLSMEYRFFEPSIPDSPDWPRQLTIWQAASDQHRIIRAFQRIYRESWITTGGSKGGMTATYHRRFFPDDVDGTVPYVAPNDVDNDHDAYNEFLANVGTDPQCRAALTAVQRRILGPDRAWFLERTRADAEASGDTWEVLGSLDRGMETAVVDLYFTFWQYSPQSACADVPGPEATNEEVWAWTQGVVPLTGYLDQGLLGTLAYYYQAAYQLGWYEAYEAPLADVLQHPGGWGGANFVPEELKPIAFDRRAMADIDRWVRTRSTEMLYVYGGNDPWGAEAFECGRRAVQRECSVHVVAGGTHGARIAQLPEAERLAATAQILAWAGLGPDDRAAKEVAADGRPAHVTGLDRRPDYLRPPGR; translated from the coding sequence ATGCCTCGATCCAGGACCGTCCTCGGCGCCACACTGGCGTCGCTGGTCGCCATCGGGCTCACCGTCACCGCCGGCGTCGTACCGGCCACGTCCACCCCGCCCTCACCGGGCTCGTCCGCGGCGGCACTGTCCGTCGCGGGCCGCGCACCGGACACCGAGGGCGACATCCTCGACCGGGTCCGGAGCCTGCGCGGCGTCACCTCGGTCACCGAGGCGGCCGCACCGGCCGGCTACCGGTTCTTCAAGATCACCTTCCGGCAGCCGGTCGACCACCGCCACCCGGAAGCCGGCACGTTCGAGCAGCGGCTGACCCTGCTGCACAAGGACACCAGCCGTCCGATGGTGATGTACACCAGCGGCTACAACGTCTCGCAGAACCCCAGCCGCAGCGAGCCGACGCAGATCGTCGACGGCAACCAGCTGAGCATGGAGTACCGCTTCTTCGAGCCGTCGATCCCCGACTCCCCGGACTGGCCACGGCAGCTGACGATCTGGCAGGCCGCCTCCGACCAGCACCGGATCATCCGCGCGTTCCAGCGGATCTACCGGGAGAGCTGGATCACCACCGGCGGCTCCAAGGGCGGCATGACGGCGACGTACCACCGCCGCTTCTTCCCCGACGACGTCGACGGGACGGTGCCGTACGTCGCGCCGAACGACGTCGACAACGACCACGACGCCTACAACGAGTTCCTGGCGAACGTCGGCACCGACCCGCAGTGCCGGGCCGCCCTCACCGCCGTCCAGCGGCGGATCCTCGGGCCCGACCGGGCCTGGTTCCTCGAGCGCACCCGGGCCGACGCCGAGGCGAGCGGTGACACCTGGGAGGTGCTGGGCAGCCTCGACCGCGGCATGGAGACCGCGGTCGTCGACCTGTACTTCACCTTCTGGCAGTACTCCCCGCAGTCCGCGTGCGCCGACGTACCCGGTCCCGAGGCCACCAACGAGGAGGTCTGGGCCTGGACCCAGGGCGTGGTGCCGCTGACCGGCTATCTCGACCAGGGCCTGCTCGGGACGCTCGCGTACTACTACCAGGCGGCCTACCAGCTCGGCTGGTACGAGGCCTACGAGGCGCCGCTGGCCGACGTCCTCCAGCACCCGGGCGGCTGGGGCGGGGCGAACTTCGTGCCCGAGGAGCTCAAGCCGATCGCGTTCGACCGCCGGGCGATGGCCGACATCGACCGCTGGGTGCGGACCCGGTCGACCGAGATGCTCTACGTGTACGGCGGCAACGACCCTTGGGGCGCAGAGGCGTTCGAGTGCGGGCGGCGCGCGGTCCAGCGGGAGTGCTCGGTGCACGTCGTCGCGGGTGGCACCCACGGCGCCCGGATCGCCCAGCTGCCCGAGGCGGAGCGGCTCGCGGCGACGGCGCAGATCCTCGCGTGGGCCGGGCTCGGCCCGGACGACCGCGCGGCGAAGGAGGTCGCCGCGGACGGGCGCCCCGCCCACGTCACCGGCCTCGACCGGCGCCCGGACTACCTGCGCCCGCCCGGGCGCTGA
- the glgX gene encoding glycogen debranching protein GlgX, which produces MTPGLWRTLGERAPVWPGRNWPLGATWSPEATNFAVHSPAASAVWLCLYDDEAGERRLPLTEQSLGIWHGAVPDIAPGTRYGFRVEGPWKPEEGLRFDPDTLLLDPYGLAVAGTEGDAQSVVVDPAFDWGDDTPMRRRWRDTVIYELHVKGYTKLHDRIPSELRGTYAGLGHPVVTQYLQDLGVTAVELLPVQQFFSEPALLERGSVNYWGYNPIGYFAPEASYSSSGDRGGQVAEFKQMVRSLHAAGIEVILDVVYNHTAEAGAEGPTYSFRGLDDRGFYRRVPTSEGYDDTYWDVTGCGNTVDSEDPLALRLILDSLRYWVTEMHVDGFRFDLMSALTRTAGPDAIPVDMACKLLIAIGQDPVLRHVKLIAEPWDTSMDGYLVGGMPPPWVEWNDQYRDTIRDFWRGHSDGTHAVATRLAGSSDLYADDGRSAYNSVNFVTAHDGFTVRDLVSYDTKHNEANGEDNRDGTDNNRSWNHGVEGETSDPEVVALRRRQAANLMATLCLSNGVPMLTAGDERGRTQGGNNNAYCQDNEISWVDWRADDAWLDVYEVTRAALRLRREHHALRQRHWFEGRPAIVGGPKDLAWLHPSGREMTDEDWYDSTLRTIGMFVSGRPLREPGPHGEQQIDTSFLIWFHAGADPVEVHLPDNDWVHAGAVVLSTDPELPAGTEVAVGGVVRIGARSVVVMQEDS; this is translated from the coding sequence GTGACCCCCGGCCTCTGGCGCACCCTCGGAGAGCGGGCCCCGGTGTGGCCCGGACGCAACTGGCCCCTCGGCGCGACCTGGTCGCCCGAGGCCACCAACTTCGCCGTGCACTCCCCCGCGGCGAGCGCCGTGTGGCTGTGCCTGTACGACGACGAGGCCGGCGAGCGCCGGCTGCCGCTGACCGAGCAGTCCCTCGGCATCTGGCACGGCGCCGTCCCCGACATCGCTCCGGGCACCCGCTACGGATTCCGGGTCGAGGGGCCGTGGAAGCCCGAGGAGGGCCTGCGCTTCGACCCGGACACGCTGCTGCTCGACCCCTACGGCCTGGCCGTGGCCGGCACCGAGGGCGACGCGCAGAGCGTGGTCGTGGACCCGGCGTTCGACTGGGGCGACGACACCCCGATGCGGCGGCGCTGGCGTGACACCGTGATCTACGAGCTGCACGTCAAGGGCTACACGAAGCTGCACGACCGGATCCCTTCCGAGCTGAGGGGGACGTACGCCGGGCTCGGACACCCGGTCGTGACGCAGTACCTCCAGGACCTCGGCGTAACCGCGGTCGAGCTGCTGCCGGTGCAGCAGTTCTTCTCCGAGCCGGCGCTGCTGGAGCGCGGGAGCGTGAACTACTGGGGCTACAACCCGATCGGCTACTTCGCGCCCGAAGCGTCGTACTCCTCGTCCGGCGACCGGGGCGGACAGGTCGCCGAGTTCAAGCAGATGGTGCGCTCGCTGCACGCCGCGGGCATCGAGGTGATCCTCGACGTCGTCTACAACCACACCGCCGAGGCGGGGGCCGAGGGGCCGACGTACTCATTCCGTGGGCTCGACGACCGCGGCTTCTACCGCCGGGTCCCGACGTCCGAGGGGTACGACGACACCTACTGGGACGTCACCGGCTGCGGCAACACGGTCGACTCCGAGGACCCGCTGGCGCTGCGGCTGATCCTCGACTCGCTGCGCTACTGGGTCACCGAGATGCACGTCGACGGCTTCCGGTTCGACCTGATGTCGGCACTGACCCGCACCGCCGGGCCCGACGCGATCCCCGTCGACATGGCCTGCAAGCTGCTGATCGCGATCGGCCAGGATCCCGTGCTGCGCCACGTGAAGCTCATCGCCGAGCCGTGGGACACCTCGATGGACGGCTACCTCGTCGGGGGGATGCCGCCGCCGTGGGTGGAGTGGAACGACCAGTACCGCGACACGATCCGCGACTTCTGGCGCGGCCACTCCGACGGCACCCACGCCGTCGCCACCCGGCTGGCGGGCTCCTCGGACCTGTACGCCGACGACGGCCGCTCGGCGTACAACTCGGTCAACTTCGTCACCGCGCACGACGGGTTCACGGTGCGCGACCTGGTGTCGTACGACACCAAGCACAACGAGGCGAACGGCGAGGACAACCGCGACGGCACCGACAACAACCGCTCGTGGAACCACGGCGTCGAGGGCGAGACCTCGGACCCCGAGGTGGTCGCGCTGCGGCGACGCCAGGCGGCGAACCTGATGGCGACGCTGTGCCTGTCGAACGGCGTGCCGATGCTGACCGCGGGCGACGAGCGCGGTCGCACCCAGGGCGGCAACAACAACGCCTACTGCCAGGACAACGAGATCTCCTGGGTCGACTGGCGCGCCGACGACGCGTGGCTCGACGTCTACGAGGTGACCCGGGCGGCGCTGCGGCTGCGCCGCGAGCACCACGCGCTGCGGCAGCGGCACTGGTTCGAGGGCCGTCCAGCCATCGTCGGCGGCCCCAAGGACCTGGCCTGGTTGCACCCGTCGGGGCGCGAGATGACCGACGAGGACTGGTACGACTCGACGTTGCGGACCATCGGGATGTTCGTGTCCGGGCGCCCGCTGCGCGAGCCGGGGCCGCACGGCGAGCAGCAGATCGACACCTCGTTCCTGATCTGGTTCCACGCCGGAGCCGACCCGGTCGAGGTGCACCTGCCCGACAACGACTGGGTGCACGCCGGCGCGGTCGTGCTCTCGACCGACCCGGAACTGCCCGCCGGCACCGAGGTGGCGGTCGGCGGGGTCGTGCGCATCGGCGCGCGATCGGTGGTGGTGATGCAGGAGGACTCCTGA
- a CDS encoding enoyl-CoA hydratase-related protein: protein MTAEFVRLEVADGVGTIRLDRAKAMNAISIQVQDELALAAAEATDRSDVRAVVVWGGEKVFAAGNDVKEMADMSYTDMVDRVQRLQDAVNAVARIPKPVVAAVNGYALGGGCELALAADVRFAAENAVLGQPEVLLGIIPGAGGTQRLPRLVGPSKAKDLLYTGRFVKAEEALAIGLVDRVVPAADVYAEAVAWASTFATAAPYALRAIKESVDRGLEVDLETGLQVERHSFAAIFATEDSRTGMRSFIENGPGKATFEGR from the coding sequence ATGACTGCGGAGTTCGTGCGCTTGGAGGTCGCCGACGGCGTCGGGACCATTCGGCTCGACCGGGCCAAGGCGATGAACGCGATCAGCATCCAGGTCCAGGACGAGCTGGCGCTCGCTGCCGCCGAGGCGACCGACCGCAGCGACGTCCGTGCGGTCGTCGTGTGGGGTGGCGAGAAGGTGTTCGCCGCCGGCAACGATGTCAAGGAGATGGCCGACATGTCCTACACGGACATGGTCGACCGCGTGCAGAGGCTGCAGGACGCCGTCAACGCGGTGGCCCGGATCCCCAAGCCGGTCGTGGCGGCCGTCAACGGCTACGCCCTCGGCGGTGGCTGCGAGCTCGCGCTCGCCGCCGACGTGCGCTTCGCCGCGGAGAACGCGGTCCTCGGCCAGCCCGAGGTCCTGCTCGGCATCATCCCGGGTGCCGGCGGCACCCAGCGGCTGCCCCGGCTGGTCGGGCCCAGCAAGGCCAAGGACCTGCTCTACACCGGGCGGTTCGTGAAGGCCGAGGAGGCGCTGGCGATCGGTCTGGTCGACCGTGTCGTCCCCGCTGCCGACGTGTACGCCGAGGCCGTGGCCTGGGCGTCGACGTTCGCCACCGCGGCGCCGTACGCGCTGCGGGCGATCAAGGAGAGCGTGGACCGCGGTCTCGAGGTCGACCTCGAGACCGGCCTGCAGGTCGAGCGGCACAGCTTCGCGGCGATCTTCGCCACCGAGGACAGCCGCACCGGCATGCGGTCCTTCATCGAGAACGGCCCGGGCAAGGCCACCTTCGAGGGGCGGTGA
- a CDS encoding electron transfer flavoprotein subunit beta/FixA family protein, protein MTLSNIVVLVKYVPDATGDRKFEADNTVDRVGVDGLLSELDEYAVEQALQIKEKRADEEITVTALTVGPAEAEAAVRKALQMGADKAVHVQDDAIAGSDAVATSLVLAKAIEKIGVPELVVGGLASTDGGLSVVPAMLAERLGLPQVTLAAVVETQGDQVRIKRDGDTATEVVGGTLPLVLSVTDQSGEARYPSFKGIMAAKKKPLESLTLADIGVDASEVGLDAAWTKVDNVTARPARTAGEIVKDEDGSGATALVEFLASKKFI, encoded by the coding sequence ATGACTCTCTCCAACATTGTCGTCCTTGTGAAGTACGTCCCCGACGCCACGGGTGACCGGAAGTTCGAGGCGGACAACACTGTCGACCGCGTCGGCGTCGACGGTCTCCTCTCCGAGCTCGACGAGTACGCCGTCGAGCAGGCTCTCCAGATCAAGGAGAAGCGCGCCGACGAGGAGATCACCGTCACCGCGCTGACCGTCGGTCCGGCCGAGGCCGAGGCCGCTGTCCGCAAGGCGCTGCAGATGGGTGCCGACAAGGCCGTCCACGTGCAGGACGACGCGATCGCCGGCTCCGACGCCGTGGCGACCTCGCTGGTGCTCGCCAAGGCGATCGAGAAGATCGGCGTCCCGGAGCTCGTCGTCGGTGGCCTCGCGTCGACCGACGGTGGCCTGAGCGTCGTCCCGGCGATGCTCGCCGAGCGCCTCGGCCTGCCGCAGGTCACCCTCGCGGCCGTCGTCGAGACCCAGGGCGACCAGGTCCGCATCAAGCGTGACGGCGACACCGCCACCGAGGTCGTCGGCGGCACCCTGCCGCTGGTCCTCTCGGTCACCGACCAGTCGGGCGAGGCTCGCTACCCGTCCTTCAAGGGCATCATGGCCGCGAAGAAGAAGCCGCTCGAGTCGCTGACCCTCGCCGACATCGGCGTGGACGCCTCCGAGGTCGGCCTCGACGCCGCGTGGACGAAGGTCGACAACGTGACCGCCCGCCCCGCGCGCACCGCCGGTGAGATCGTCAAGGACGAGGACGGATCGGGCGCCACTGCGCTGGTCGAGTTCCTCGCGTCGAAGAAGTTCATCTGA
- a CDS encoding electron transfer flavoprotein subunit alpha/FixB family protein gives MSEVLVLVDHVDGAVRKPTYELLAIAKRIGSPSAVFIGGADKAAAAADAVKAYGADKVYVVDDAEIKGYLVAPKAEVLQQLAEKTSPAAILIPASAEGKEIAGRLAIKLSSGLITDAVDVQVNGDDIVTTQSVFAGNFTVDAKVVKGTPIIAVKPNAAAPEEGAGAGAVEQFAAAISDGAKTAQIVAAQPRQATGRPELTEAAIVVSGGRGTGGDFTAVEGLADALGAAVGASRAAVDSGWKPHTFQVGQTGKVVSPQLYVANGISGAIQHRAGMQTSKTIVAVNKDEEAPIFELVDFGVVGDLHTVLPAVTAEIEKRKG, from the coding sequence ATGTCTGAAGTTCTCGTTCTGGTCGACCACGTCGACGGCGCGGTCCGCAAGCCCACCTACGAGCTGCTCGCGATCGCCAAGCGCATCGGTTCCCCCTCGGCCGTCTTCATCGGCGGCGCCGACAAGGCCGCTGCCGCCGCCGACGCCGTCAAGGCGTATGGCGCCGACAAGGTCTACGTCGTCGACGACGCCGAGATCAAGGGCTACCTCGTGGCCCCCAAGGCCGAGGTGCTCCAGCAGCTCGCCGAGAAGACCTCGCCCGCCGCGATCCTGATCCCGGCCTCGGCCGAGGGCAAGGAGATCGCCGGCCGCCTCGCGATCAAGCTCTCCTCGGGCCTGATCACCGACGCCGTCGACGTCCAGGTGAACGGTGACGACATCGTCACCACCCAGTCGGTCTTCGCCGGCAACTTCACCGTCGACGCCAAGGTCGTCAAGGGCACGCCGATCATCGCGGTCAAGCCCAATGCCGCCGCCCCGGAGGAGGGCGCGGGCGCCGGTGCCGTCGAGCAGTTCGCCGCCGCGATCTCCGACGGCGCCAAGACCGCCCAGATCGTCGCCGCGCAGCCGCGCCAGGCCACCGGTCGCCCCGAGCTCACCGAGGCCGCGATCGTGGTCTCCGGTGGTCGTGGCACCGGCGGTGACTTCACCGCGGTCGAGGGCCTCGCCGACGCGCTCGGTGCCGCCGTCGGCGCCTCGCGTGCCGCCGTCGACTCCGGCTGGAAGCCGCACACCTTCCAGGTCGGCCAGACCGGCAAGGTCGTCTCGCCGCAGCTCTACGTCGCCAACGGCATCTCCGGTGCGATCCAGCACCGCGCCGGCATGCAGACCTCGAAGACCATCGTGGCGGTCAACAAGGACGAGGAGGCGCCGATCTTCGAGCTCGTCGACTTCGGCGTCGTGGGTGACCTCCACACCGTCCTCCCGGCCGTGACCGCGGAGATCGAGAAGCGCAAGGGCTGA
- a CDS encoding phospholipase D-like domain-containing protein codes for MKTVAALLLVLATLLVAPVPAATADDTWQPTTGPTFNNPMGGFKARTKVVRQVHAAIRHAPPGSTIRIATYNIDRNDTARLLLKAHKRGVHVQIVVNDNIVGRTIRGLRARLGANRKAESFLHICTSACRNGSRTGNLHMKVYSFSQSGAARSVVISSSSNLGYGAAAGQWNDALTFSNDDALFAAWTQVFEQLKRDRTAEPRHLEYDSETVGADFQRVRVARAATGDPQLRRLRRVDCAAPGGFGDGQGHSVVRVNMYAWYAGRGEALARELASMRAEGCDIAVVGSVVSGPVVKILQKAGIPVRIADWDWGEKLSTAGDEMVFGARCYSHLKYVTVDGTFRGAGTQVVWTGSENWSPPGLSSDEVTFEVHDPAAVAAYDTQWQKMFASTRITHRPGIRPTSRPCR; via the coding sequence GTGAAGACCGTCGCCGCGCTGCTCCTGGTGCTCGCCACCCTGCTCGTCGCACCCGTGCCCGCGGCCACCGCGGACGACACCTGGCAGCCCACGACCGGGCCGACGTTCAACAACCCGATGGGCGGCTTCAAGGCGCGCACCAAGGTGGTCCGGCAGGTGCATGCGGCCATCCGGCACGCCCCGCCGGGCTCGACGATCCGGATCGCGACGTACAACATCGACCGCAACGACACCGCTCGGCTGCTGCTCAAGGCGCACAAGCGCGGCGTCCACGTGCAGATCGTCGTCAACGACAACATCGTCGGCCGGACCATCCGCGGGCTCCGGGCGCGGCTCGGCGCCAACCGCAAGGCCGAGAGCTTCCTCCACATCTGCACCAGTGCCTGCCGCAACGGCTCGCGCACCGGCAACCTGCACATGAAGGTCTACTCGTTCAGCCAGTCCGGCGCGGCCCGTTCCGTGGTGATCAGCAGCTCGAGCAACCTCGGGTACGGCGCCGCGGCGGGCCAGTGGAACGACGCGCTCACCTTCAGCAACGACGACGCGCTGTTCGCTGCGTGGACCCAGGTGTTCGAGCAGCTCAAGCGCGACCGGACGGCCGAGCCCCGGCACCTGGAGTACGACAGCGAGACCGTCGGCGCCGACTTCCAGCGGGTCCGGGTCGCACGGGCGGCGACCGGTGACCCCCAGCTGCGGCGGCTGCGCCGGGTGGACTGCGCCGCGCCCGGCGGCTTCGGCGACGGGCAGGGACACAGCGTGGTGCGGGTCAACATGTACGCCTGGTACGCCGGGCGCGGCGAGGCGCTGGCCCGCGAGCTCGCCTCGATGCGGGCCGAGGGCTGCGACATCGCCGTCGTGGGCTCGGTCGTGAGCGGGCCGGTCGTGAAGATCCTGCAGAAGGCCGGCATCCCGGTCCGGATCGCCGACTGGGACTGGGGCGAGAAGCTGTCGACCGCCGGCGACGAGATGGTCTTCGGGGCCCGCTGCTACTCCCACCTCAAGTACGTCACCGTCGACGGCACCTTCCGTGGCGCCGGCACCCAGGTGGTCTGGACCGGCTCGGAGAACTGGTCGCCGCCGGGCCTGAGCAGCGACGAGGTGACCTTCGAGGTGCACGACCCGGCCGCGGTCGCGGCGTACGACACCCAGTGGCAGAAGATGTTCGCCAGCACCCGGATCACCCACCGGCCCGGCATCCGGCCGACGTCGCGGCCCTGTCGCTGA